A portion of the Acanthopagrus latus isolate v.2019 chromosome 21, fAcaLat1.1, whole genome shotgun sequence genome contains these proteins:
- the LOC119010904 gene encoding solute carrier family 22 member 13-like isoform X1, whose translation MVAFEEILRTIGEFGLFQKLLTFGLTFQYFLIPIFFCSFLFIESDPERHCSTDWILKADPNLTTDEQLNLTLPREEDGTFSRCQMFVPVDWDIGAIREYGLNETTGCNNGWVYSKTLYDATIVTDFDLVCDKSTMVEVVQTVFLFGALVGSFIFGPIAESYGRRRTVQLPVVLSLIFAIVAGVAPNFYIYIVSQFIAAIGLSGYRINSVVLATEWIGVTQRSFAPCLAQLSGALGKCAMAGLVYAIRDWRIAQYVLAGGQAIVLLYIWWIPESARWLLGQGRTEEAHKFIHRVATFNKKKIPENLLEDVSQVTGEQQVHRGGIKSIFTSKVLVKYLFIVSFAWFSVNLGGFCLSLNVGKFGLSIFLVQLLFGVSEIPAHLLCIWVLELIGRKKPLISILLTGGFVCLLTVAFPQDSTVAITVLVTIGRFFFNWAGSVCVLYIQELFPTSVRQTAVGLGSIAFRVAGLLSPSLNMLATYYWFLPNMVFSSLVVVSGALVFLLPETCNKVLPDSTAESEGNRNLTTRKAGSDFNVDEHNSSKSTKL comes from the exons ATGGTGGCTTTCGAAGAGATTCTCAGAACTATAGGAGAGTTTGGTCTCTTCCAGAAACTTCTCACTTTTGGTTTGACATTCCAATATTTCTTAATCCCAATctttttctgtagttttctaTTTATCGAGTCAGATCCAGAGCGACACTGTAGCACAGACTGGATCCTGAAGGCTGATCCTAACCTGACCACAGATGAGCAGCTGAACCTGACTCTGCCCCGGGAGGAGGATGGGACCTTCAGCAGGTGTCAGATGTTCGTCCCTGTGGACTGGGACATTGGTGCCATCAGGGAGTACGGACTCAATGAGACAACAGGTTGTAACAATGGATGGGTGTACAGCAAGACCCTGTATGATGCCACCATAGTCACTGAT TTTGATCTCGTCTGTGACAAGTCAACCATGGTTGAAGTTGTGCAGACCGTCTTCCTGTTTGGTGCGCTTGTCGGTTCATTCATCTTTGGGCCAATAGCTGAATC GTATGGCCGCAGGAGAACCGTCCAGTTACCGGTCGTCCTTTCACTAATATTTGCCATAGTTGCCGGTGTGGCTCCAAATTTCTATATTTACATAGTGTCACAGTTCATAGCTGCCATTGGACTCTCAGGATACAGGATCAACTCTGTTGTATTAG CTACTGAATGGATTGGGGTCACTCAAAGGTCCTTCGCCCCCTGTCTGGCCCAGTTGTCTGGAGCTCTTGGAAAGTGTGCTATGGCTGGTCTGGTCTATGCTATTCGTGACTGGAGAATAGCACAATATGTTTTGGCAGGAGGCCAGGCCATCGTATTGTTGTACATATG GTGGATTCCTGAATCTGCAAGGTGGTTGCTTGGACAGGGAAGAACTGAAGAAGCACATAAATTCATACACAGAGTTGCAAcattcaataaaaagaaaatcccagAGAATCTACTGGAGGACGTTAGTCAG GTAACTGGGGAACAACAAgtccacagaggaggaatcaAGTCAATATTTACCTCCAAAGTCCTGGTGAAATATCTCTTCATTGTATCTTTTGCCTG GTTTTCGGTAAATCTAGGCggcttctgtctttctctgaacGTGGGTAAGTTTGGTCTGAGCATCTTCCTGGTTCAGCTTCTGTTTGGGGTGTCAGAGATTCCAGCACATCTCCTCTGTATCTGGGTGCTGGAGTTGATCGGGAGAAAGAAACCCCTGATATCAATCCTCCTGACTGGTGGTTTTGTTTGCCTCCTAACTGTGGCTTTCCCTCAAG ACAGCACTGTTGCTATCACAGTTCTTGTTACCATTGGAAGGTTCTTTTTTAACTGGGCTGGGTCAGTATGTGTCCTCTACATTCAGGAGTTGTTTCCCACCTCTGTCag GCAAACAGCTGTTGGCTTGGGCTCTATAGCCTTCAGAGTAGCAGGTTTGCTGTCTCCGTCACTCAACATGTTGGCTACATACTACTGGTTCTTACCCAACATGGTCTTCAGCAGCCTCGTGGTGGTCAGTGGAGCTCTTGTCTTCCTCCTTCCTGAGACCTGCAACAAAGTGCTTCCAGATTCAACTGCTGAATCTGAAGGCAACAG GAATTTAACCACCAGGAAAGCAGGAAGTGACTTCAACGTGGatgaacacaacagcagcaaatcCACCAAACTCTAG
- the LOC119010904 gene encoding solute carrier family 22 member 13-like isoform X2, producing MVAFEEILRTIGEFGLFQKLLTFGLTFQYFLIPIFFCSFLFIESDPERHCSTDWILKADPNLTTDEQLNLTLPREEDGTFSRCQMFVPVDWDIGAIREYGLNETTGCNNGWVYSKTLYDATIVTDFDLVCDKSTMVEVVQTVFLFGALVGSFIFGPIAESYGRRRTVQLPVVLSLIFAIVAGVAPNFYIYIVSQFIAAIGLSGYRINSVVLATEWIGVTQRSFAPCLAQLSGALGKCAMAGLVYAIRDWRIAQYVLAGGQAIVLLYIWWIPESARWLLGQGRTEEAHKFIHRVATFNKKKIPENLLEDVTGEQQVHRGGIKSIFTSKVLVKYLFIVSFAWFSVNLGGFCLSLNVGKFGLSIFLVQLLFGVSEIPAHLLCIWVLELIGRKKPLISILLTGGFVCLLTVAFPQDSTVAITVLVTIGRFFFNWAGSVCVLYIQELFPTSVRQTAVGLGSIAFRVAGLLSPSLNMLATYYWFLPNMVFSSLVVVSGALVFLLPETCNKVLPDSTAESEGNRNLTTRKAGSDFNVDEHNSSKSTKL from the exons ATGGTGGCTTTCGAAGAGATTCTCAGAACTATAGGAGAGTTTGGTCTCTTCCAGAAACTTCTCACTTTTGGTTTGACATTCCAATATTTCTTAATCCCAATctttttctgtagttttctaTTTATCGAGTCAGATCCAGAGCGACACTGTAGCACAGACTGGATCCTGAAGGCTGATCCTAACCTGACCACAGATGAGCAGCTGAACCTGACTCTGCCCCGGGAGGAGGATGGGACCTTCAGCAGGTGTCAGATGTTCGTCCCTGTGGACTGGGACATTGGTGCCATCAGGGAGTACGGACTCAATGAGACAACAGGTTGTAACAATGGATGGGTGTACAGCAAGACCCTGTATGATGCCACCATAGTCACTGAT TTTGATCTCGTCTGTGACAAGTCAACCATGGTTGAAGTTGTGCAGACCGTCTTCCTGTTTGGTGCGCTTGTCGGTTCATTCATCTTTGGGCCAATAGCTGAATC GTATGGCCGCAGGAGAACCGTCCAGTTACCGGTCGTCCTTTCACTAATATTTGCCATAGTTGCCGGTGTGGCTCCAAATTTCTATATTTACATAGTGTCACAGTTCATAGCTGCCATTGGACTCTCAGGATACAGGATCAACTCTGTTGTATTAG CTACTGAATGGATTGGGGTCACTCAAAGGTCCTTCGCCCCCTGTCTGGCCCAGTTGTCTGGAGCTCTTGGAAAGTGTGCTATGGCTGGTCTGGTCTATGCTATTCGTGACTGGAGAATAGCACAATATGTTTTGGCAGGAGGCCAGGCCATCGTATTGTTGTACATATG GTGGATTCCTGAATCTGCAAGGTGGTTGCTTGGACAGGGAAGAACTGAAGAAGCACATAAATTCATACACAGAGTTGCAAcattcaataaaaagaaaatcccagAGAATCTACTGGAGGAC GTAACTGGGGAACAACAAgtccacagaggaggaatcaAGTCAATATTTACCTCCAAAGTCCTGGTGAAATATCTCTTCATTGTATCTTTTGCCTG GTTTTCGGTAAATCTAGGCggcttctgtctttctctgaacGTGGGTAAGTTTGGTCTGAGCATCTTCCTGGTTCAGCTTCTGTTTGGGGTGTCAGAGATTCCAGCACATCTCCTCTGTATCTGGGTGCTGGAGTTGATCGGGAGAAAGAAACCCCTGATATCAATCCTCCTGACTGGTGGTTTTGTTTGCCTCCTAACTGTGGCTTTCCCTCAAG ACAGCACTGTTGCTATCACAGTTCTTGTTACCATTGGAAGGTTCTTTTTTAACTGGGCTGGGTCAGTATGTGTCCTCTACATTCAGGAGTTGTTTCCCACCTCTGTCag GCAAACAGCTGTTGGCTTGGGCTCTATAGCCTTCAGAGTAGCAGGTTTGCTGTCTCCGTCACTCAACATGTTGGCTACATACTACTGGTTCTTACCCAACATGGTCTTCAGCAGCCTCGTGGTGGTCAGTGGAGCTCTTGTCTTCCTCCTTCCTGAGACCTGCAACAAAGTGCTTCCAGATTCAACTGCTGAATCTGAAGGCAACAG GAATTTAACCACCAGGAAAGCAGGAAGTGACTTCAACGTGGatgaacacaacagcagcaaatcCACCAAACTCTAG
- the LOC119010904 gene encoding solute carrier family 22 member 13-like isoform X3 yields MVAFEEILRTIGEFGLFQKLLTFGLTFQYFLIPIFFCSFLFIESDPERHCSTDWILKADPNLTTDEQLNLTLPREEDGTFSRCQMFVPVDWDIGAIREYGLNETTGCNNGWVYSKTLYDATIVTDFDLVCDKSTMVEVVQTVFLFGALVGSFIFGPIAESYGRRRTVQLPVVLSLIFAIVAGVAPNFYIYIVSQFIAAIGLSGYRINSVVLATEWIGVTQRSFAPCLAQLSGALGKCAMAGLVYAIRDWRIAQYVLAGGQAIVLLYIWWIPESARWLLGQGRTEEAHKFIHRVATFNKKKIPENLLEDVSQVTGEQQVHRGGIKSIFTSKVLVKYLFIVSFAWFSVNLGGFCLSLNVGKFGLSIFLVQLLFGVSEIPAHLLCIWVLELIGRKKPLISILLTGGFVCLLTVAFPQDSTVAITVLVTIGRFFFNWAGSVCVLYIQELFPTSVRQTAVGLGSIAFRVAGLLSPSLNMLATYYWFLPNMVFSSLVVVSGALVFLLPETCNKVLPDSTAESEGNSSLQGSDEY; encoded by the exons ATGGTGGCTTTCGAAGAGATTCTCAGAACTATAGGAGAGTTTGGTCTCTTCCAGAAACTTCTCACTTTTGGTTTGACATTCCAATATTTCTTAATCCCAATctttttctgtagttttctaTTTATCGAGTCAGATCCAGAGCGACACTGTAGCACAGACTGGATCCTGAAGGCTGATCCTAACCTGACCACAGATGAGCAGCTGAACCTGACTCTGCCCCGGGAGGAGGATGGGACCTTCAGCAGGTGTCAGATGTTCGTCCCTGTGGACTGGGACATTGGTGCCATCAGGGAGTACGGACTCAATGAGACAACAGGTTGTAACAATGGATGGGTGTACAGCAAGACCCTGTATGATGCCACCATAGTCACTGAT TTTGATCTCGTCTGTGACAAGTCAACCATGGTTGAAGTTGTGCAGACCGTCTTCCTGTTTGGTGCGCTTGTCGGTTCATTCATCTTTGGGCCAATAGCTGAATC GTATGGCCGCAGGAGAACCGTCCAGTTACCGGTCGTCCTTTCACTAATATTTGCCATAGTTGCCGGTGTGGCTCCAAATTTCTATATTTACATAGTGTCACAGTTCATAGCTGCCATTGGACTCTCAGGATACAGGATCAACTCTGTTGTATTAG CTACTGAATGGATTGGGGTCACTCAAAGGTCCTTCGCCCCCTGTCTGGCCCAGTTGTCTGGAGCTCTTGGAAAGTGTGCTATGGCTGGTCTGGTCTATGCTATTCGTGACTGGAGAATAGCACAATATGTTTTGGCAGGAGGCCAGGCCATCGTATTGTTGTACATATG GTGGATTCCTGAATCTGCAAGGTGGTTGCTTGGACAGGGAAGAACTGAAGAAGCACATAAATTCATACACAGAGTTGCAAcattcaataaaaagaaaatcccagAGAATCTACTGGAGGACGTTAGTCAG GTAACTGGGGAACAACAAgtccacagaggaggaatcaAGTCAATATTTACCTCCAAAGTCCTGGTGAAATATCTCTTCATTGTATCTTTTGCCTG GTTTTCGGTAAATCTAGGCggcttctgtctttctctgaacGTGGGTAAGTTTGGTCTGAGCATCTTCCTGGTTCAGCTTCTGTTTGGGGTGTCAGAGATTCCAGCACATCTCCTCTGTATCTGGGTGCTGGAGTTGATCGGGAGAAAGAAACCCCTGATATCAATCCTCCTGACTGGTGGTTTTGTTTGCCTCCTAACTGTGGCTTTCCCTCAAG ACAGCACTGTTGCTATCACAGTTCTTGTTACCATTGGAAGGTTCTTTTTTAACTGGGCTGGGTCAGTATGTGTCCTCTACATTCAGGAGTTGTTTCCCACCTCTGTCag GCAAACAGCTGTTGGCTTGGGCTCTATAGCCTTCAGAGTAGCAGGTTTGCTGTCTCCGTCACTCAACATGTTGGCTACATACTACTGGTTCTTACCCAACATGGTCTTCAGCAGCCTCGTGGTGGTCAGTGGAGCTCTTGTCTTCCTCCTTCCTGAGACCTGCAACAAAGTGCTTCCAGATTCAACTGCTGAATCTGAAGGCAACAG CTCTTTACAGGGATCTGATGAGTACTAA